Proteins encoded within one genomic window of Komagataella phaffii GS115 chromosome 3, complete sequence:
- a CDS encoding Peptidyl-prolyl cis-trans isomerase (cyclophilin) produces MFAFLDVTIGGSKIGRIVLQLDNVNCPLASTNFLNLCNQVGKTFHSKEYGDIKLTYQGIRFHRIMKNFIVQAGDLVFGRDDSFNQEQVGGGGVSTYINDLSNNEKGPIYGKFDDEALDNNPVSKFDRPFVLAMANSGPNSNSSQFFITTYPCPHLQGKHTAFGSVVHGKSVVRDIEKVDTTKENNSPLQPVVIVACGEWKEGDPVPVFNCSNSQIGGDVFEEYPDDDDNFDKDSLEKALEAVEIIKESGSLLFKQNQIQNALFKYKKSYRYLNEFSPDQDQSPQLYNRFLALKKKLYLNLSLVYYRLGQFSRARDYAEYLLEMEDNQAITDKDRAKAFFRKGLAQIALNDFENGLHALKAAQDLTPTDSMISNEILKASKSFELFKKREKNKLEAFFK; encoded by the coding sequence ATGTTTGCCTTTCTAGATGTCACTATCGGAGGCAGCAAGATTGGCAGAATAGTTTTGCAGCTTGACAATGTTAACTGTCCATTGGCTTCCACtaattttttgaatttgtGCAACCAAGTGGGAAAGACTTTTCATTCGAAAGAGTATGGAGATATAAAGTTAACCTATCAAGGAATAAGGTTCCACAGAATCATGAAAAATTTTATTGTCCAGGCCGGtgatcttgtttttggCAGGGACGATTCATTCAATCAGGAACAGGTGGGTGGTGGAGGGGTTTCCACTTACATTAATGATTTGAGTAACAACGAAAAGGGCCCTATCTatggaaagtttgatgaCGAAGCGCTGGACAATAATCCAGTAAGTAAATTTGACCGTCCTTTCGTTTTGGCAATGGCCAACAGCGGCCCCAATAGTAACAGTtctcagtttttcattACAACTTACCCCTGCCCACATCTTCAAGGGAAGCACACCGCATTTGGATCTGTAGTTCATGGGAAATCTGTAGTGAGagacattgaaaaagttgacacGACCAAGGAAAACAACAGCCCGCTTCAGCCAGTGGTCATAGTGGCGTGTGGAGAGTGGAAAGAAGGAGATCCTGTTCCtgttttcaattgctcTAACAGTCAAATCGGGGGAGATGTCTTTGAGGAATATCCTGACGATGACGACAATTTTGACAAAGattctcttgaaaaggCATTGGAAGCTGTCGAGATAATAAAAGAATCTGGAAGTCtgcttttcaaacaaaatCAGATCCAAAATGCTTTATTCAAGTACAAAAAGTCTTATCGTTATCTCAATGAATTCTCCCCCGACCAAGATCAAAGCCCCCAGTTATACAACAGGTTCCtagcattgaaaaagaaattgtACTTGAACCTTAGTCTTGTTTATTACCGACTAGGACAGTTCTCTAGAGCGAGAGATTATGCCGAATATTTATTGGAGATGGAGGACAACCAAGCGATAACTGATAAGGATAGAGCTAAAGCATTTTTCAGAAAAGGATTGGCTCAAATTGCAttgaatgattttgagaatgGTTTACACGCTCTGAAAGCTGCTCAAGACTTGACTCCTACTGATTCTATGATCTcaaatgaaattttgaaggcatcgaaatcttttgaactattcaagaagagagagaaaaataaaCTGGAAGCTTTTTTTAAGTAA